A genomic stretch from Deinococcus humi includes:
- a CDS encoding ribonuclease J: MTQTDDTRTPHLEVIPLGGMGEIGKNITAYRYEDEIMVVDAGLAFPDSHQMGIDLIIPRIDYLQQNAGMIRGWILTHGHEDHIGGLPYILPRLPKVPVYGAPLTLGLVREKLSEFGIKDHETDLREVDLSAKFKIGKHFEIEYFRMTHSIPDNAGYILTTPAGRVLHTGDFKLDEHPADGQLSDLGRIEQAGKDGVLLLISDSTNAERPGRTPSEAEIAVNLEDVIAGCKGRVFLTTFASQVNRIQNILNIAHRQSRRVIMEGRSMLKYAQVAQAVGHMNAPDPFLTNDEVGGMQDQQVLYICTGSQGQPMSVLSRLAFGNHAKIALRRGDSVILSSNPIPGNEEAVNLVINRLYEIGVDVYYPPAYRIHASGHGSQEELATVLNLARPKFFLPWHGEPRHQINHAKLAQTLPRPPKRTLIAKNGDVIRLSADDFKVTGTVPAGAVYVDGLGVGDIGDDVLLDRVNMSQEGILIMTAVLHPTPHVEVVSRGFVRANRDLDNQIRKVALDAIEQGMREKKRLEDVRDDMYGAVRRFVRKVTGRNPVLIPMIVD, from the coding sequence ATGACCCAGACAGACGACACCAGAACCCCCCACCTGGAAGTGATTCCTCTTGGTGGCATGGGTGAGATCGGCAAGAACATCACCGCCTACCGCTACGAAGACGAGATCATGGTCGTGGACGCCGGATTGGCCTTTCCCGACTCTCACCAGATGGGCATCGACCTGATCATCCCGCGAATCGACTACCTGCAACAGAACGCCGGCATGATCCGGGGCTGGATCCTGACCCATGGCCACGAGGACCACATTGGCGGGTTGCCGTACATCCTACCCCGCCTGCCCAAAGTCCCCGTCTACGGCGCGCCGCTGACGCTGGGGCTGGTGCGTGAGAAGCTGTCCGAGTTCGGCATCAAAGACCACGAAACCGATCTGCGTGAAGTGGATCTGAGTGCCAAATTTAAGATCGGCAAGCACTTTGAAATCGAGTACTTCCGTATGACGCACTCCATTCCCGACAACGCCGGGTACATCCTGACCACGCCGGCTGGACGCGTGCTGCATACCGGGGATTTCAAGCTGGACGAACACCCCGCGGACGGTCAGCTGTCGGACCTGGGCCGCATCGAGCAGGCGGGCAAGGACGGCGTGCTGCTGCTGATCAGCGATTCGACCAACGCCGAGCGTCCCGGCCGCACCCCCAGCGAGGCCGAGATCGCCGTGAATCTGGAAGACGTCATCGCCGGGTGCAAGGGCCGCGTGTTCCTGACCACCTTCGCCTCGCAGGTCAACCGCATCCAGAACATCCTGAACATCGCCCACCGCCAGAGCCGCCGCGTGATCATGGAAGGCCGCAGCATGCTGAAGTACGCGCAGGTGGCGCAGGCCGTGGGTCACATGAACGCCCCCGATCCCTTCCTGACCAACGATGAGGTGGGCGGCATGCAGGACCAGCAGGTGCTGTACATCTGCACCGGGTCACAGGGGCAGCCCATGAGCGTGCTGAGCCGCCTGGCTTTCGGCAACCACGCCAAGATCGCCCTGCGCCGGGGCGACAGCGTGATCCTGTCCAGCAACCCGATTCCCGGCAACGAGGAAGCGGTCAATCTGGTGATCAACCGCCTGTACGAGATCGGCGTGGACGTGTACTACCCGCCCGCCTACAGGATTCACGCCTCCGGCCACGGTAGCCAGGAGGAACTGGCCACCGTGCTGAATCTGGCGCGGCCCAAGTTCTTCCTGCCCTGGCACGGCGAACCCCGCCACCAGATCAACCACGCCAAGCTGGCCCAGACCCTGCCGCGCCCGCCCAAGCGCACGCTGATCGCCAAGAACGGCGACGTGATCCGCCTGAGCGCCGACGACTTCAAGGTGACGGGCACCGTGCCCGCCGGGGCGGTGTACGTGGATGGCCTGGGCGTGGGTGACATTGGCGACGACGTGCTGCTGGACCGCGTGAACATGAGCCAGGAAGGCATTCTGATCATGACCGCCGTGCTGCATCCCACCCCGCATGTGGAAGTCGTGTCGCGCGGTTTCGTACGCGCCAACCGCGATCTGGACAACCAGATCCGCAAGGTGGCCCTGGATGCCATTGAGCAGGGCATGCGCGAGAAGAAGAGACTGGAAGACGTGCGCGACGACATGTACGGCGCCGTACGGCGGTTTGTGCGGAAGGTGACGGGGCGCAATCCGGTCTTGATTCCCATGATTGTGGATTAA